From Calothrix sp. PCC 6303, a single genomic window includes:
- a CDS encoding bifunctional alanine racemase/tRNA (adenosine(37)-N6)-threonylcarbamoyltransferase complex ATPase subunit type 1 TsaE, with translation MKIFLADSDATRSLGCNIGKYLPAGSVILLTGELGAGKTTLVQGIGEGLEIEDSIVSPTFTIINEYTEGRIPLYHLDLYRLEPAEVQALNLENYWEGIEAVPGITAIEWSERMPYMPESYLNITLSYSDEGTRQVELIVKDFELPDFFTKNKNNNTAGI, from the coding sequence TTGTAACATTGGCAAATATCTACCTGCTGGTAGTGTGATATTACTTACAGGAGAATTAGGCGCAGGTAAAACAACTTTAGTTCAAGGAATCGGTGAAGGCTTGGAAATTGAGGATTCTATCGTTAGTCCAACTTTTACCATCATCAATGAATATACTGAAGGACGTATACCTCTTTATCACCTAGATTTATACCGTTTAGAACCAGCAGAAGTTCAAGCATTGAACCTAGAAAACTATTGGGAAGGTATCGAAGCTGTACCAGGAATTACAGCGATTGAGTGGTCAGAAAGAATGCCATACATGCCAGAAAGCTATTTGAATATTACCCTAAGTTATAGCGATGAAGGCACAAGGCAGGTAGAATTAATTGTGAAAGATTTTGAATTACCGGATTTTTTTACCAAAAATAAAAATAACAACACAGCTGGAATATGA
- a CDS encoding NFACT family protein, whose translation MQSFDFTTLSAVCSELRAEWLPSRLEQVYQRDRYTVSIALRTLNQRGWLEVSWHSQAARLHIGNPPPRIPDTFTFSQQLVSQLGGLALVGIENIAPWERVVDLQFARRPGEEPLYHIYVEIMGKYSNVVLTNAKNEIITTAHQVNQQQSSVRTILTGQAYEKPPSLTNTTPSLSEARSRWQERVSLVPGGLKKQLLKTHRGVSPALLQSMLDVANLDGEMTTDTLTDSQWQGLFSKWQEWLQALENNDFHPAYTTAGYNVLGWGGTETTKNTQELINNYYTTQFNQLIFSQLRHQLTQKLNNILEKLRQKATAFSTRLQQSDRADEYRASADLLMAYLHSWEPGMQEITLADFESGKPVVIPLEPDKNAVVNAQLLYKQHQKLKRARSAVEPLLAETNSEIGYLEQIEAAISQIETYQSSEDLEALLEIRDEMVGQKYMENPDQRVGANNEPSTNFRSFRTPSGLEILIGRNNKQNDQLTFRVANDYDLWFHAQEIPGSHILLRLTPGTVPDEGDLQYTANLAAYYSRARQSEQVPVVYTQPKHVYKPKGAKPGIAIYKNERIIWGQPQMLRK comes from the coding sequence TTGCAATCCTTTGACTTTACAACTTTGAGTGCTGTTTGTAGCGAACTTCGCGCTGAGTGGTTGCCGTCACGGCTTGAGCAAGTTTACCAGCGCGATCGCTATACTGTTTCCATAGCACTGCGGACGTTAAATCAGCGAGGATGGTTGGAGGTGTCTTGGCATTCCCAAGCTGCCCGGTTACATATTGGCAATCCTCCCCCTCGCATTCCTGATACTTTTACTTTCAGTCAGCAATTGGTGAGCCAGCTGGGTGGTTTGGCTTTGGTGGGAATCGAAAATATTGCGCCTTGGGAGCGAGTTGTCGATTTACAGTTTGCTCGTCGTCCTGGGGAGGAGCCACTATACCACATTTATGTGGAAATTATGGGGAAATATAGTAATGTTGTCCTCACCAATGCCAAAAACGAAATTATTACCACCGCACACCAAGTTAATCAGCAGCAATCCAGTGTTCGCACCATTTTAACTGGACAAGCTTACGAGAAACCCCCAAGTTTAACTAATACTACTCCCAGTTTGAGCGAAGCGCGATCGCGTTGGCAAGAAAGGGTAAGCTTGGTACCGGGAGGGTTAAAAAAACAGCTACTCAAAACTCATCGCGGTGTTTCTCCAGCTTTGTTGCAATCGATGTTGGATGTGGCAAATCTAGATGGGGAAATGACAACCGATACCCTCACAGATTCCCAATGGCAAGGTTTATTTAGCAAGTGGCAAGAATGGTTACAAGCTTTAGAAAATAACGATTTTCACCCTGCTTACACCACAGCAGGTTATAACGTTTTGGGTTGGGGTGGGACAGAAACAACCAAAAATACCCAAGAATTAATTAATAACTACTACACAACTCAATTTAACCAACTGATATTTTCCCAACTGCGACATCAACTAACTCAGAAACTCAACAACATTTTAGAGAAGTTGCGCCAAAAAGCCACGGCATTTAGCACCAGATTACAACAAAGCGATCGCGCTGATGAATATCGTGCCTCTGCTGACCTATTGATGGCATACTTGCATAGTTGGGAACCAGGAATGCAAGAAATTACCTTGGCTGATTTTGAGAGTGGGAAACCTGTGGTAATTCCCCTTGAACCTGACAAAAATGCAGTTGTCAATGCTCAATTATTATACAAACAGCACCAAAAGCTCAAACGTGCGCGTTCAGCAGTTGAACCACTTTTAGCAGAAACAAACAGCGAAATTGGCTATTTAGAACAAATCGAAGCGGCAATTTCCCAAATCGAAACCTACCAAAGCAGCGAAGATTTGGAAGCTTTGTTAGAAATCCGCGATGAGATGGTGGGACAGAAATACATGGAAAACCCAGATCAAAGGGTGGGTGCAAATAACGAACCTAGTACAAATTTCCGGAGTTTTCGCACACCAAGCGGTTTAGAAATCCTCATTGGACGCAACAACAAACAAAACGATCAATTAACTTTCCGTGTTGCCAACGACTATGATTTGTGGTTTCATGCTCAAGAAATACCCGGTAGTCACATTCTCTTACGTTTGACCCCTGGGACAGTTCCCGATGAAGGAGACCTTCAGTATACCGCCAATTTAGCTGCATACTATAGCCGCGCCCGCCAAAGCGAACAAGTACCCGTAGTTTATACCCAACCCAAGCATGTATATAAACCCAAAGGTGCAAAACCAGGGATTGCCATATATAAGAATGAGCGAATTATCTGGGGACAACCCCAAATGCTGAGGAAGTAA